In one window of Erwinia tasmaniensis Et1/99 DNA:
- the uraA gene encoding uracil permease: MTRRAIGVDERPPLLQTIPLSFQHLFAMFGATVLVPILFHINPATVLLFNGIGTLLYLLICKGKIPAYLGSSFAFISPVLLLLPLGYEVALGGFILCGVLFCLVALIVKKAGTGWLDVMFPPAAMGAIVAVIGLELAGVAANMAGLLPADGAAPDNKTIIISMVTLGVTVFGSVMFRGFLAIIPILVGVLAGYALSWEMGMVDWTPVREAHWFALPTFYTPRFEWYAIFTILPAALVVIAEHVGHLVVTANIVKKDLLKDPGLHRSMFANGISTVFSGFFGSTPNTTYGENIGVMAITRVYSTWVIGGAAILAILLSCIGKLAAAIQAVPVPVMGGVSLLLYGVIAASGIRVLIESKVDYNKAQNLILTSVVLIIGVSGAKVHIGAAELKGMALATIVGIVLSLIFKAFSLLRKEEEVIEVTDKRHDAQ, encoded by the coding sequence ATGACACGTCGTGCAATTGGTGTAGACGAGCGGCCGCCGTTGCTGCAAACCATTCCACTCAGCTTCCAGCATCTTTTCGCCATGTTTGGTGCCACCGTGCTGGTGCCGATCCTGTTCCATATCAATCCGGCCACCGTACTGCTGTTCAACGGCATTGGTACGCTGCTGTATCTGTTAATCTGCAAGGGCAAAATCCCGGCGTATCTGGGATCGAGTTTTGCGTTTATCTCCCCGGTCCTGCTGCTGTTGCCTTTGGGTTACGAAGTGGCGCTGGGCGGTTTTATTCTCTGCGGCGTGTTGTTCTGTCTGGTGGCGCTGATTGTTAAAAAAGCCGGCACCGGCTGGCTGGACGTGATGTTTCCCCCGGCGGCAATGGGCGCGATTGTGGCGGTGATCGGTCTTGAACTGGCGGGCGTGGCGGCGAACATGGCGGGTTTATTACCGGCTGACGGCGCAGCGCCTGACAATAAAACCATCATTATCTCTATGGTCACGCTGGGCGTCACGGTCTTTGGTTCGGTGATGTTCCGCGGCTTCCTCGCCATTATCCCAATCCTGGTCGGCGTGCTGGCAGGTTATGCACTGTCCTGGGAAATGGGGATGGTCGACTGGACGCCGGTACGCGAAGCCCACTGGTTTGCTCTGCCTACCTTCTATACGCCGCGTTTTGAGTGGTACGCCATTTTCACCATTCTGCCTGCTGCGCTGGTGGTGATCGCCGAGCATGTGGGCCACCTGGTCGTGACGGCGAATATCGTTAAGAAGGATCTGCTGAAAGATCCCGGGCTGCATCGCTCAATGTTTGCCAACGGGATTTCCACCGTATTCTCCGGCTTCTTTGGCTCGACGCCGAATACCACCTACGGAGAGAACATCGGCGTGATGGCGATCACCCGCGTGTACAGTACCTGGGTGATTGGCGGTGCGGCGATTCTGGCGATCCTGCTCTCCTGCATTGGCAAACTGGCTGCGGCGATCCAGGCGGTGCCGGTGCCGGTGATGGGCGGCGTTTCGCTGTTGCTATACGGGGTTATTGCCGCTTCCGGTATTCGCGTGCTGATTGAGTCGAAAGTGGATTATAACAAGGCTCAAAACCTGATCCTGACGTCGGTTGTCCTCATTATCGGCGTCAGCGGGGCAAAAGTGCATATCGGGGCTGCTGAACTCAAAGGCATGGCGCTGGCCACGATCGTCGGCATTGTGCTCAGCCTGATCTTCAAGGCGTTCAGCCTGTTACGCAAAGAAGAAGAGGTTATCGAGGTGACGGATAAGCGTCACGACGCGCAGTAA
- the hda gene encoding DnaA inactivator Hda — MNTPAQLSLPLYLPDDETFASFWPGENTSLLAALQSALHQHHGSYFYFWSREGGGRSHLLHAACAELSAQGDAVGYVPLDKRTWFVPEVLDGMEQLSLVCIDNIECIAGDELWEMAIFDLYNRILETGKTRLLITGDRPPRQLNLKLADLASRLDWGQIYKLQPLSDEDKLQALQLRARLRGFELPEDVGRFLLKRLDREMRTLFVTLDRLDHASISAQRKLTIPFVKEALEL, encoded by the coding sequence CTGAACACGCCGGCACAGCTTTCACTGCCACTTTACCTACCCGATGACGAAACCTTTGCCAGCTTCTGGCCGGGTGAGAATACATCGCTGTTGGCCGCGCTGCAGAGCGCACTGCACCAGCATCATGGCAGCTATTTTTACTTCTGGTCGCGCGAAGGCGGGGGGCGCAGTCATCTTCTGCATGCCGCCTGCGCGGAACTGTCGGCGCAGGGCGATGCGGTCGGCTACGTTCCGTTGGATAAACGCACCTGGTTTGTGCCTGAAGTGCTCGACGGGATGGAGCAGCTGTCGCTGGTCTGCATCGACAATATTGAATGTATTGCAGGCGATGAACTCTGGGAAATGGCGATCTTCGATCTTTATAATCGCATTTTAGAAACCGGAAAAACGCGGCTGCTGATCACCGGGGATCGTCCTCCGCGCCAGCTCAATCTGAAGCTGGCGGATTTGGCTTCGCGCCTGGACTGGGGCCAAATTTATAAACTGCAGCCTCTTTCCGATGAGGATAAACTGCAAGCGCTGCAGCTGCGCGCCCGACTGCGCGGTTTTGAACTGCCCGAAGACGTGGGCCGCTTTCTTTTGAAACGCCTCGATCGCGAAATGCGCACGCTGTTCGTGACGCTGGATCGGCTCGATCACGCCTCCATCAGCGCCCAGCGCAAGCTAACCATTCCTTTTGTGAAAGAGGCGTTGGAGCTCTAA
- the arsC gene encoding arsenate reductase (glutaredoxin) (This arsenate reductase requires both glutathione and glutaredoxin to convert arsenate to arsenite, after which the efflux transporter formed by ArsA and ArsB can extrude the arsenite from the cell, providing resistance.) yields MSNVQIYHNPRCSKSRETLALLRAQGIEPQVILYLETPPDIATLATLLQQLGMSSARELMRIKENDYITLGLDDVQVGESQLMHAMASRPKLIERPIVVANGQARIGRPPRKVLEIL; encoded by the coding sequence TTGAGCAACGTACAAATCTATCATAATCCGCGCTGCTCGAAGAGCCGCGAAACGCTGGCGCTGCTAAGAGCACAGGGCATTGAGCCACAGGTTATTCTCTATCTTGAAACGCCTCCCGACATCGCCACGCTTGCCACGCTGTTGCAGCAGCTGGGGATGAGCAGCGCACGCGAGCTGATGCGCATCAAAGAGAATGACTATATTACCCTGGGTCTGGATGATGTGCAGGTTGGGGAATCGCAGTTGATGCACGCCATGGCCTCACGGCCGAAGCTTATTGAACGCCCCATTGTGGTTGCAAACGGTCAGGCGCGTATCGGCAGGCCGCCACGGAAGGTGCTGGAGATCCTTTAG